One part of the Sebastes fasciatus isolate fSebFas1 chromosome 8, fSebFas1.pri, whole genome shotgun sequence genome encodes these proteins:
- the plod1a gene encoding procollagen-lysine,2-oxoglutarate 5-dioxygenase 1 isoform X2, with protein MRLSLLFPGIFVVCALFSLTNCEEQRLPKEDKLLVVTVATKETDGFKRFMRSAKHFNYTVKVLGLGQKWSAGEYMSTPGGGQKVRLLQAALEEMKNEDKIILFIDSYDVVFASGPKELLKKFQQTRHKVVFSSDSLIWPDRHLEDKYPHVIEGNRFLGSGGFIGYLPNIKEMVADWTGEDSDSDQLFFTKIFIDPVKRKSANITLDSKCRLFQNLHGALDEVMLKFEDGRVRARNVVYDTLPVVIHGNGPTKLQINYLGNYIPNTWTFETGCTECHKELNPLKALKESEYPLVVIGIFIQQPTPFVTVFFERLLKLQYPKNRLKLFIYNPEAHHERQVISFLKDHGSLYQDVKFIKPEEKTDGAASRNLGFDMCRKDKDCDYFFVLDIEVVLKNENTLKILIEQNLPIVAPMITRAGRLWSNFWGALSAEGFYARSEDYVDIVQGRRVGVWNVPYVSSVYLVKGGLLRSELTDYELFNSNILDPDMAYCHNIRNKGIFMYVTNMHTFGHILSTENYQTSHLHNDLWQIFENPKDWEERYIHENYTLIMKDKLIETPCPDVYWFPIFSDVACDHIVEEMEHFGKWSGGGNKDTRIQGGYENVPTVDIHMNQINFEKEWHKFLLEFIAPITEKMYPGYYTKALFELAFIVRYKPDEQPFLRPHHDASTFTINIALNGGLDYQGGGCRFLRYDCSIQAPRKGWTLLHPGRLTHYHEGLPTTAGVRYIAVSFVDP; from the exons ATGAGACTTTCTCTGTTGTTTCCAGGGATCTTTGTTGTTTGTGCACTTTTCTCTCTGACAAACTGTGAAGAGCAGCGACTCCCAAAAGAAG ATAAACTTCTAGTTGTGACAGTTGCAACCAAAGAGACGGATGGCTTCAAGCGTTTCATGAGGTCGGCCAAACATTTTAACTACACTGTCAAG GTTCTTGGTCTGGGTCAGAAATGGAGTGCAGGCGAATACATGTCAACTCCAGGAGGAGGCCAGAAAGTACGACTCCTTCAAGCGGCTCTGGAGGAGATGAAGAATGAGGACAAAATCATCCTTTTTATTGACAG CTACGATGTGGTTTTCGCCTCGGGCCCCAAAGAGTTGCTCAAGAAGTTCCAGCAGACCAGACACAAGGTGGTGTTCTCCTCGGATAGCCTGATCTGGCCCGACAGACACCTGGAGGACAAATACCCCCACGTCATCGAGGGCAACAGGTTCCTAGGCTCAGGAG GTTTTATTGGCTACCTTCCCAACATCAAAGAAATGGTTGCTGACTGGACAGGAGAAGACAGCGACAGTGACCAACTGTTCTTCACCAAGATTTTCATTGATCCAGTTAAAAGG AAATCCGCAAATATCACACTGGACAGCAAATGCAGATTGTTCCAGAACCTGCATGGAGCCCTCG acgAGGTGATGCTGAAGTTTGAGGATGGACGGGTACGGGCCAGAAATGTGGTGTATGATACCCTGCCTGTCGTCATCCATGGGAACGGACCAACCAAG CTCCAGATCAACTACCTGGGTAACTACATCCCCAACACATGGACATTTGAGACAGGATGCACAGAGTGTCACAAGGAACTCAACCCGCTGAAAGCTCTTAAG GAGAGTGAATACCCGCTGGTGGTCATTGGCATCTTCATTCAACAGCCCACCCCTTTTGTGACGGTGTTCTTTGAGCGCCTGCTGAAGCTCCAGTATCCCAAGAACAGGCTCAAACTCTTCATCTACAACCCG GAAGCTCATCATGAGCGTCAGGTCATCTCGTTCCTGAAGGATCATGGAAGCCTTTATCAGGATGTCAAGTTCATCAAGCCTGAAGAGAAGACGGACGGAGCTGCCTCCCGCAACCTGGGCTT TGATATGTGCCGGAAGGACAAGGACTGTGACTATTTCTTCGTCTTGGACATTGAAGTGGTCTTAAAGAACGAGAACACACTTAAAATTCTCATTGAACAAAACCT TCCTATCGTGGCACCGATGATAACTCGAGCCGGTCGACTCTGGAGCAACTTCTGGGGAGCCCTCAGTGCAGAGGGCTTCTACGCCAGGTCTGAGGACTACGTGGACATAGTTCAAGGACGCAGAGT GGGTGTGTGGAATGTCCCGTATGTGTCCAGTGTGTACCTGGTGAAGGGCGGCCTCCTTCGATCAGAGCTGACAGACTACGAGCTGTTTAACTCAAACATCTTAGACCCTGACATGGCTTACTGCCACAACATTCGGAACAAG gGAATCTTCATGTATGTCACCAACATGCATACCTTCGGTCACATCCTGTCAACAGAAAACTATCAGACGAGCCATCTTCATAATGATCTGTGGCAGATCTTTGAAAACCCAAAG GACTGGGAGGAGCGCTACATTCATGAGAACTACACTCTCATCATGAAAGATAAGCTGATTGAAACG CCGTGTCCTGATGTGTACTGGTTCCCAATTTTCTCTGATGTTGCTTGTGACCACATTGTCGAAGAAATGGAACATTTTGGAAAGTGGTCAGGAGGCGGCAATAAG GACACCAGAATCCAAGGAGGCTATGAGAACGTCCCCACAGTCGATATCCACATGAATCAAATCAACTTTGAAAAGGAATGGCACAAATTCTTACTGGAGTTTATAGCACCGATAACAGAGAAAATGTATCCTGGTTACTACACCAAG gCTCTGTTTGAGTTGgcctttatagttagatataAGCCAGATGAGCAGCCGTTTTTGAGACCACACCATGACGCCTCCACATTCACTATAAACATTGCACTCAATGGCGGCCTTGATTACCAG GGTGGTGGATGCAGGTTCCTCCGCTACGACTGCTCCATTCAGGCTCCTCGTAAAGGCTGGACCCTCCTGCATCCGGGCCGCCTCACCCACTACCACGAAGGCCTGCCGACCACCGCCGGTGTACGGTACATCGCAGTGTCCTTTGTGGATCCCTGA
- the plod1a gene encoding procollagen-lysine,2-oxoglutarate 5-dioxygenase 1 isoform X1 has translation MRLSLLFPGIFVVCALFSLTNCEEQRLPKEDKLLVVTVATKETDGFKRFMRSAKHFNYTVKVLGLGQKWSAGEYMSTPGGGQKVRLLQAALEEMKNEDKIILFIDSYDVVFASGPKELLKKFQQTRHKVVFSSDSLIWPDRHLEDKYPHVIEGNRFLGSGGFIGYLPNIKEMVADWTGEDSDSDQLFFTKIFIDPVKRKSANITLDSKCRLFQNLHGALDEVMLKFEDGRVRARNVVYDTLPVVIHGNGPTKLQINYLGNYIPNTWTFETGCTECHKELNPLKALKESEYPLVVIGIFIQQPTPFVTVFFERLLKLQYPKNRLKLFIYNPEAHHERQVISFLKDHGSLYQDVKFIKPEEKTDGAASRNLGFDMCRKDKDCDYFFVLDIEVVLKNENTLKILIEQNLPIVAPMITRAGRLWSNFWGALSAEGFYARSEDYVDIVQGRRVGVWNVPYVSSVYLVKGGLLRSELTDYELFNSNILDPDMAYCHNIRNKGIFMYVTNMHTFGHILSTENYQTSHLHNDLWQIFENPKDWEERYIHENYTLIMKDKLIETPCPDVYWFPIFSDVACDHIVEEMEHFGKWSGGGNKDTRIQGGYENVPTVDIHMNQINFEKEWHKFLLEFIAPITEKMYPGYYTKCATPLNFVVRYKPDEQPLLTPHHDASTFTINIALNSKDVDYQGGGCRFLRYDCSIQAPRKGWTLLHPGRLTHYHEGLPTTAGVRYIAVSFVDP, from the exons ATGAGACTTTCTCTGTTGTTTCCAGGGATCTTTGTTGTTTGTGCACTTTTCTCTCTGACAAACTGTGAAGAGCAGCGACTCCCAAAAGAAG ATAAACTTCTAGTTGTGACAGTTGCAACCAAAGAGACGGATGGCTTCAAGCGTTTCATGAGGTCGGCCAAACATTTTAACTACACTGTCAAG GTTCTTGGTCTGGGTCAGAAATGGAGTGCAGGCGAATACATGTCAACTCCAGGAGGAGGCCAGAAAGTACGACTCCTTCAAGCGGCTCTGGAGGAGATGAAGAATGAGGACAAAATCATCCTTTTTATTGACAG CTACGATGTGGTTTTCGCCTCGGGCCCCAAAGAGTTGCTCAAGAAGTTCCAGCAGACCAGACACAAGGTGGTGTTCTCCTCGGATAGCCTGATCTGGCCCGACAGACACCTGGAGGACAAATACCCCCACGTCATCGAGGGCAACAGGTTCCTAGGCTCAGGAG GTTTTATTGGCTACCTTCCCAACATCAAAGAAATGGTTGCTGACTGGACAGGAGAAGACAGCGACAGTGACCAACTGTTCTTCACCAAGATTTTCATTGATCCAGTTAAAAGG AAATCCGCAAATATCACACTGGACAGCAAATGCAGATTGTTCCAGAACCTGCATGGAGCCCTCG acgAGGTGATGCTGAAGTTTGAGGATGGACGGGTACGGGCCAGAAATGTGGTGTATGATACCCTGCCTGTCGTCATCCATGGGAACGGACCAACCAAG CTCCAGATCAACTACCTGGGTAACTACATCCCCAACACATGGACATTTGAGACAGGATGCACAGAGTGTCACAAGGAACTCAACCCGCTGAAAGCTCTTAAG GAGAGTGAATACCCGCTGGTGGTCATTGGCATCTTCATTCAACAGCCCACCCCTTTTGTGACGGTGTTCTTTGAGCGCCTGCTGAAGCTCCAGTATCCCAAGAACAGGCTCAAACTCTTCATCTACAACCCG GAAGCTCATCATGAGCGTCAGGTCATCTCGTTCCTGAAGGATCATGGAAGCCTTTATCAGGATGTCAAGTTCATCAAGCCTGAAGAGAAGACGGACGGAGCTGCCTCCCGCAACCTGGGCTT TGATATGTGCCGGAAGGACAAGGACTGTGACTATTTCTTCGTCTTGGACATTGAAGTGGTCTTAAAGAACGAGAACACACTTAAAATTCTCATTGAACAAAACCT TCCTATCGTGGCACCGATGATAACTCGAGCCGGTCGACTCTGGAGCAACTTCTGGGGAGCCCTCAGTGCAGAGGGCTTCTACGCCAGGTCTGAGGACTACGTGGACATAGTTCAAGGACGCAGAGT GGGTGTGTGGAATGTCCCGTATGTGTCCAGTGTGTACCTGGTGAAGGGCGGCCTCCTTCGATCAGAGCTGACAGACTACGAGCTGTTTAACTCAAACATCTTAGACCCTGACATGGCTTACTGCCACAACATTCGGAACAAG gGAATCTTCATGTATGTCACCAACATGCATACCTTCGGTCACATCCTGTCAACAGAAAACTATCAGACGAGCCATCTTCATAATGATCTGTGGCAGATCTTTGAAAACCCAAAG GACTGGGAGGAGCGCTACATTCATGAGAACTACACTCTCATCATGAAAGATAAGCTGATTGAAACG CCGTGTCCTGATGTGTACTGGTTCCCAATTTTCTCTGATGTTGCTTGTGACCACATTGTCGAAGAAATGGAACATTTTGGAAAGTGGTCAGGAGGCGGCAATAAG GACACCAGAATCCAAGGAGGCTATGAGAACGTCCCCACAGTCGATATCCACATGAATCAAATCAACTTTGAAAAGGAATGGCACAAATTCTTACTGGAGTTTATAGCACCGATAACAGAGAAAATGTATCCTGGTTACTACACCAAG TGTGCCACTCCCTTGAACTTTGTGGTGAGGTACAAACCCGATGAGCAGCCGCTGCTCACACCTCACCATGACGCCTCCACATTCACTATTAACATAGCTCTCAACAGCAAAGATGTTGACTACCAG GGTGGTGGATGCAGGTTCCTCCGCTACGACTGCTCCATTCAGGCTCCTCGTAAAGGCTGGACCCTCCTGCATCCGGGCCGCCTCACCCACTACCACGAAGGCCTGCCGACCACCGCCGGTGTACGGTACATCGCAGTGTCCTTTGTGGATCCCTGA
- the LOC141772285 gene encoding rho-related GTP-binding protein RhoA-C → MAAIRKKLVIVGDGACGKTCLLIVFSKDQFPEVYVPTVFENYVADIEVDGKQVELALWDTAGQEDYDRLRPLSYPDTDVILMCFSIDSPDSLENIPEKWTPEVKHFCPNVPIILVGNKKDLRNDEHTRRELAKMKQEPVKSDEARDMANRINAFGYLECSAKTKDGVREVFEMATRAALQAKRRGKKSGCLLL, encoded by the exons ATGGCTGCTATCAGAAAGAAACTAGTGATAGTTGGTGATGGCGCCTGTGGCAAGACCTGTCTCCTCATAGTGTTCAGCAAAGATCAGTTCCCTGAGGTTTATGTTCCCACAGTGTTTGAAAACTATGTGGCAGATATTGAAGTCGATGGTAAACAG GTGGAGCTGGCTCTTTGGGACACAGCGGGTCAGGAGGACTACGACCGACTGAGACCTCTATCCTATCCAGACACAGACGTCATCCTCATGTGTTTCTCCATCGACAGCCCTGACAGTTTGG AGAATATTCCAGAGAAGTGGACTCCTGAGGTCAAGCACTTCTGTCCCAACGTGCCCATTATTCTCGTGGGAAACAAGAAAGACCTGCGAAATGATGAGCACACACGTCGAGAGTTGGCCAAGATGAAACAG GAACCAGTGAAGTCAGACGAGGCCAGGGATATGGCTAACCGGATCAATGCCTTTGGTTACTTGGAGTGCTCAGCCAAGACGAAGGATGGTGTGAGGGAGGTGTTTGAGATGGCCACCAGGGCGGCGCTGCAGGCCAAGAGGCGAGGCAAGAAGAGCGGTTGCCTTCTGCTGTAG
- the tpx2 gene encoding targeting protein for Xklp2 has protein sequence MADRDSGDRYEFDAPSTVVDFVDLQDAESEDKWFDQQTSAADGHLETPLRPDKGFRKSHAPDLPRAIVAPQVKTDEYSGPSTYQPPNMVTSWGAGSPTRTGARPKRNAANQSSPAQPRRVSKRKDMTAGPAPPSKKHKKTPPVARKSSSVLRNKGPLNTRTAPQTRTAASTTANTEPNSSEEQELERIRNLQNEVALHRKQNEASYKAALAGIPPPKKMVLSATMPKEFNFNTNTRVKATTSSNAAHKDVDFINQLRKPSSPAKAMKGATVPKPFNLSTGHKREAEELSAYVPMAQQIEQFQKRTPDRYHLRSRKSRDRGPSSVKGDKMKLTRPHTPHLMTRQRGRPVNVKSSAQLEDEEVEKLQKFKFNALELNRKILESVECLKKPAVKEPTVPEGFELQIEKRLQERQATKKPQEAEEKPHAFKAQQLSKKILEGVTGLPEKKVLQMTVPESPAFALKKRVRMEPRVEEVKQPSPIKAPPVPHFGLPFQPQLQENHHVEVCPFSFEERDRDRRALKEKRLEEKRNEEVPQFKAQPLPDFDTVVLPEKKKLEVTKLEPFRMLLDERGAVKSSRWEQMVKEEQKREEGTVFKARPNTVTHKEPFLPKKEARAAVVVEAFGLSTERRALERQEFERQAGDKEALRMLMEEGQRREEEQKEKEDIVRMRHEQVHAAQPIRHYKPVAVKKSEVPLTIPHSPNFSDRFRL, from the exons ATGGCGGACAGAGACTCTGGTGATCGGTATGAGTTTGATGCTCCGTCCACCGTGGTGGACTTCGTTGACCTGCAGGATGCTGAGAGTGAAGATAAGTGGTTTG ATCAACAGACCAGTGCAGCAGATGGCCACCTTGAAACTCCTTTGAGGCCTGACAAAGGCTTTAGGAAAAGCCATGCGCCTGACCTGCCGAGAGCCATCGTAGCCCCTCAAGTCAAGACAGACGAGTATTCAG GTCCCTCCACATATCAACCTCCAAACATGGTGACATCCTGGGGTGCTGGATCTCCTACTCGGACTGGTGCACGTCCAAAGAGGAATGCCGCTAATCAATCCTCCCCTGCCCAACCACGCAG ggTTTCAAAACGTAAAGACATGACCGCTGGTCCAGCTCCACcatcaaagaaacacaaaaa AACTCCTCCTGTTGCCCGTAAATCCAGTAGTGTCCTCCGCAACAAGGGGCCTCTGAATACCAGGACGGCGCCCCAGACCCGGACAGCAGCTTCCACTACTGCAAACACAGA GCCAAATAGCTCTGAAGAACAGGAGCTGGAGCGCATCCGGAACCTCCAGAATGAAGTGGCTCTGCATCGCAAACAGAACGAGGCCAGCTACAAAGCTGCTCTGGCTGGCA TTCCACCTCCGAAGAAGATGGTCCTGTCAGCGACCATGCCCAAAGAGTTCAACTTCAACACAAACACCCGTGTCAAGGCGACCACTTCGTCCAACGCAGCCCACAAGGACGTGGACTTTATCAATCAGCTTCGCAAACCCTCCTCCCCA gcAAAAGCTATGAAAGGTGCCACAGTGCCCAAACCCTTCAACCTGTCAACGGGCCACAAGAGAGAGGCCGAGGAGCTATCTGCCTACGTGCCCATGGCTCAGCAGATTGAGCAGTTCCAGAAACGAACACCTGACCGCTACCATCTGCGAAGCCGCAAGAGTCGAGACAGAG ggcCATCATCAGTGAAGGGTGATAAGATGAAGCTCACCCGGCCTCACACCCCACACCTGATGACCCGCCAGAGGGGCCGGCCAGTCAATGTTAAGAGCAGTGCTCAACTGGAGGATGAAGAGGTGGAAAAACTTCAGAA GTTTAAGTTCAACGCCTTGGAGCTGAACAGGAAGATTTTGGAGAGCGTGGAGTGTCTAAAGAAGCCAGCAGTGAAGGAACCCACTGTACCCGAAGGCTTCGAGCTGCAGATTGAAAAAAGGCTCCAGGAGAGACAAGCCACCAAGAAGCCTCAGGAAGCTGAAGAGAAGCCGCACGCCTTTAAAGCCCAACAGCTGTCCAAAAAGATCCTAGAAGGAGTAACG GGATTGCCAGAAAAGAAAGTTCTGCAGATGACGGTGCCAGAGTCTCCAGCTTTTGCCCTTAAGAAGAGAGTTCGTATGGAGCCCAGGGTCGAGGAA GTAAAACAGCCGTCACCCATCAAGGCCCCCCCAGTGCCTCATTTTGGCCTCCCCTTCCAGCCCCAGCTACAAGAGAACCACCACGTGGAAGTCTGTCCTTTCTCCTTTGAAGAGCGGGATCGAGACAGGAGGGCACTGAAAGAGAAGAGGCTGGAGGAGAAGCGTAATGAAGAG GTACCACAGTTCAAGGCCCAGCCGCTGCCAGACTTCGACACCGTGGTACTCCCCGAGAAGAAGAAGCTAGAGGTCACAAAGCTCGAGCCCTTCAGAATGCTGCTAGATGAACGGGGAGCTGTGAAGAGCAGTCGCTGGGAGCAGATG GTGAAAGAAGAGCAGAAACGGGAGGAAGGAACAGTATTCAAAGCCAGGCCCAACACAGTCACTCATAAAGAGCCTTTCCTGCCCAAAAAAGAGGCCCGGGCTGCAGTGG TCGTGGAGGCCTTTGGGCTGTCGACAGAGCGACGGGCCCTGGAGCGGCAGGAATTCGAGCGGCAGGCCGGTgacaaggaggctctcaggatgCTCATGGAGGAGGGGCAGAgacgagaggaggagcagaaggagaaggaggacatCGTCAGGATGCGGCACGAACAG GTTCACGCTGCTCAACCCATCAGACACTACAAACCTGTAGCAGTGAAGAAGAGTGAAGTACCTCTCACAATCCCTCACTCACCAAACTTCTCTGACCGCTTCCGCTTGTGA